DNA from Larimichthys crocea isolate SSNF chromosome XIII, L_crocea_2.0, whole genome shotgun sequence:
catccatcaccaGCTACAACTACAACCTTTAGATCTGTTTCATCTTACTGTTCTGGGGTTTCTTGGTTGTAGTCGTATCCACTTGTCTTGTTGTTGCAGAAACAGTTGTTGGTCTCGTGTAATCTTCATTGTAGAATAGAGAAAATACAGATTTGACAAATCAAATCTAATCATGTATTGTAGTCGTACAGTAGTCTGCAGTGTCTGTACCTGGCTTTGTCTGTGTAGTTGTTGCAGTTGTCGTACTGTATCCTGTGTGGAATagttaaaatatgtattagaAGGTAGATatacaacaaacacatgatttgatacaaaaactcatttttagtgtttttttcttgtgtcaTTTCTTAATGAATTCAACAATTTAACCTTTAGATCTGTTTCATCTCACTAatgtcctttttctttctgccacGTTCACTTTCCGTCCTGACAAGTGAAAACGACTTGAACGCAGCATCAAACCTGCTCTCCAGTCTGGACtgtgttcaaaatgtttcctctCACCTCGCTCAGACGCATCACCTTCAGTCACCTTCAGATAAACTGCTGCTTTTCCATCACAGTAGTAAAGTCCAGAGTCACCAGGCTGCACATCTCTGATAGTCAGCATCTTGTTCACACGTGAAACACGTCTTCCATCAATTTGACGACCGTCTCTGCTCCATGATGGAACATCTGATCCTCCAACATCATGAGGGCATGTCAGCTCGACGGTGGTCCTCTCCAGAGtgtaatgtctgtctgtccctgtacacaacaaacagaacaacattCATAATGTACCATCATTAACTTATCACATGAATGCAGATAAAGATAAACACTTGCATCAGGTTTTAGAAGAGATCCGAGGtctgagcagcagagagagtttTATAgatacatattatatttaatgtttcatatttagtaaaacaaaatgaattaaaaacaaattcacatgaatataaatgaagttAACTCACATGAATATGAGAGACAAACTTTGACCTAAAACAGAAAGTTTGATGTTACCTGATGGGATCACCGTCAGATCCACAGCTGCTTCATCATTACAGAAGTATCTTCCAGTGTCTGAGACGGTAACGCTGCGAATGTGAAGTGATTTATCTGCTGATGAACCGAATCTTCTGCGTGGGTCATTGTATCTTGTTTCTCTGTCATCATCAGCTTTAAGTAAATCAACTTTATGTCCATTTGTCTCTCTGCTCCACGTCACTTCACCCTCCACAGACTGAGGACAGCTCAGAGTGACCGACTTCTTCTCCTCCAACACTCGATGTGATATTCctataaaagaaacacagaataaTGAATAAGACCGTGAGCaataacacagaacattttACAGGAAACTCAAAAGGTTATCAGCGTCAGCTCATCACGTGACGTTGTTACATGAAGATAAACTCGCTTTCCTCCGTTATAACCAAAAGATACAGAAATGAATACTTCAATAGTATAGATAAACTGCAGAAGAGTCTGTCTGTCATTGAGGTtacatttataaatgtaaataaagtctttatgatttttgtatatattgtttatatattaacATCAACAAGGCTCCGTACTGTGGCTGTCCTTCACTGTAACACATGTAGGCCACCTGCAGTAACCTCCTATACCAGACCCTCGATATCGCTGTTTCTCAgacttttctgtatttctggTTTCTGGGTGAATATGATGATGTCGGTGTTTCCCCGTGGTCCAGActgcatgaatgaaatgttgtACAGACACACCTTGGTCCTGTCATCCTCTGATTACCATATGTTAGCAGCTAATTCAGAAGAATAGACGAATAATTGCTGCACATTTTCAATAAAgtacatcaaataaaatcagacgAAACAAATACTCAAATAGTCAGACTGTGAGACAGTTAAATCTGATCCCAGCTCAGCAAAAGAACAAATGTAACTAATGAGAAACttattttaggttttaaaaGTTCTTACCTGCAGTGACACTACAGAGCAGAATGAAGGCCAACAGGCAGGTAAACATGTTCACCTTcatcttcacacacaaacagttcagTACAAAGAATAACGGACAACGTCTGCTTTAGTCTGCACTGAGAACAGGAACTGAGTGGTTAGACATTTGTCTCATACAAAATTAGACTCAGGCCAACAATTTCCTGTAAACATGAGGCAATACTACTGCTGTCagtgtaactttgggctccaggtcgggagaagtacgtaacgctttacggcactaagtcacgcagcaccaactatttcactgattctggtgaaactggatcatattttatggaggaaatgttttctggttttccctctgatgtcctccggctgctccgcctcaacaaCCATCCACAACATGTGACCTGAACGACCCACAAGAGGGAGGGGTGAGACAACGACACACAGGTGtccctaacgacccacaggtgtcctaacGACCTACAAGTGTCCTAACGACCTACAGGTGTCCTAATGACctacaggtgtccttaacgacacCTAACGAGTAACGACCAATGATTCTGGACTTCAGGTGTGTGGAAAATGGATTTCCAGGATAACTAAAATAATGACGTGTTTGCACTGTTTAATCACaacaaaactgacattttctggTGCCCATCCTGTGCTCATATGATATTTGTCTCTTTGACAAAAAGTTCCAAGAGGCTAAAGGCTACAGGTCATGCTGACACTACAAACTATCCGattcactggttctcaaactatggtacgTGATCTCCCTCCAGTGGTACTTGtaggaatctctgaaatatttttttatgcatttcatattttattatgaaacTACTCcaacattttgaataaaaataaagttttgcatttcctgtaatatttagtttcaaTGTAATCCTGTTTTGTAGTCATGTTCAAGCACAACAAGAGCACAtgcatccatgattagttagGAGCTAAAATATGATGCAAGATAGTAAGCAGAGGTGAAATGAGTTTAAAAACTCTATTGTGGCTCCAAATGGGAAATATTAGGGAGAGAGGAGTGGATCAGGAGTGCCACTTTAACACCACAAAAACACGTTTGTCTCACACATACCATAATACATGTTTTATCAATTTAAGTTAGGAAACTTTTATTAGATTTATTCAtggaatagttcaacattttggaaagtGTGCTTAgattaacttagcttagcatgaagactgaaagcagggggaaacagctagcctgaatCAGTTTGAATTTTTACCATGAACAGTGATGGAAATCATACACAGAGGACGGTCTATGATTTTTATTGTCTGTACCACATCTGATTTAGAGGTGGTAAAGGTGTAAACAGTTTGATCTAATT
Protein-coding regions in this window:
- the LOC104930581 gene encoding neural cell adhesion molecule 2-like; amino-acid sequence: MKVNMFTCLLAFILLCSVTAGISHRVLEEKKSVTLSCPQSVEGEVTWSRETNGHKVDLLKADDDRETRYNDPRRRFGSSADKSLHIRSVTVSDTGRYFCNDEAAVDLTVIPSGTDRHYTLERTTVELTCPHDVGGSDVPSWSRDGRQIDGRRVSRVNKMLTIRDVQPGDSGLYYCDGKAAVYLKVTEGDASERGYSTTTATTTQTKPDYTRPTTVSATTRQVDTTTTKKPQNTTSTVRTVIGILYLIIMTSITVTVTVWTKAQKKQSGHTVETEYVL